The DNA region TAGACTTAGCCAATATCAATTCTTGTTCGTTTATAGCTACCCAAGATTTAGGGAAAACATTTAAAGACGGTAGTTTTGAGGTTTTGGGGCGTTTTGACCATTCGGACATTAGGGGGTGTAATCTGCTTGCCCGTCCCTAACCCTTCCAAAAAGGAAGGGACCTAATTAGTTGAAAATAGTGGGGATTTAGTTTTCTGCGTTATAATTTCATCTTCTTCGAGGAGGCTAGGAGGAGCTTAACCCACCAACTGATAACGTTTTACACCACTATCCTCATCAGCAACTTTTAAAGTGTCTAAATAGTTTTTAAACTGCTCAATATAATTGTAAAAAATACTTTTATCATTCGTAATTTTTTTCATAGTTCTTACGCCCTCTAACGAATGAATTATAAATTCGGCTGCAGGTTCGGTGTTAATATGTCTGTTTAAATAACCATCATCTATACCACGGTATAAAAAATTAATTAAAGCCACTTTCCATTCGTTCATAATATCTTTTAACTGCAATTGTAGGTCGTAATCGTTTGCCTCGTGGCTTAAATCAACTACAAAGTTAATTAACGGACTACCTAAGTTTCGTTCTAAAGACTTATCGTTTATCAATTTGTCCTGCAATAAATCGCCCAATACAAATATTGGGTTTCCTCTTTCAGATAAAGGTTCTATAAAATCACTATGAATTTCTTTACTAATACGTTCTTGAATAATAGCCTCCACAAAATGATGTTTATTTTCAAAATGATAATAAAAAGCACCTTTGGTCAGGTCAACTTCTTTAATAATATTATCGATACTAATAGAATGATAGCCATAGGTATTGATTAATTCGTATCCTTTGTCAATTAACTTCTGTCTGGTTAACTTACGTTTTATTTCTTGTGTCATTTTCCACTTATTTTAAATTCTTATTACGTCTATAAAACAATTTTGGGTTAAAAACTCCTACCTTAATAGAGAATAGTGTTCTTAATGATGATAAATCCTAAATAGTTTGTTTTGTCTCACTCTTTACAGATAAAAGCCTGTAAATATTGGTGTTTTAGAACTTTTAAAAACCAATTGGCATGTTTTAGTCAGGACTTTTTCGTGTGAACTTTAATGGGTTTTCGGATAATTTCGCCTTATATTTGATAATAAATCTACCATCATGAAAAACCGATACTTCCTTATCGTCATAATTACTTATTTAGCTGTCTATCAACCGCTATTTAGCCAAGCCTATACTTCAACACAAATAGACTCAATTGTCAACAAAGCAATGTCAGTAATGCCAAATGCTGGAATTGCCGTAGCTGTTATAAAAGACAATAAAATAGTTCATATGAAAGGTTATGGGGTTACTTCTGCCAACGATAAGCAAAAAGTGAACGAGAATACCTTATTTGCCATTGCATCCAACTCAAAAGCGTTTACAACGGCCGCATTGGCCATGTTGGTCGATGAGGGAAAGCTCAATTGGTTAGATAAGGTGGTGGATTATATTCCCGAATTTAAAATGTACGATCCTTATGTCACGGAAAACTTCAATATTCAGGATTTACTAACGCACCGAAGCGGTCTTGGCCTGGGTGCGGGCGATTTAATGTTTTTTCCCGATGGATCCGATTTTACCGTAAAAGACGTGCTCAACAGCTTTCAATATCAAAAGCCCGTTTCTGCATTTAGAACCAAATACGACTACGATAATTTGCTATATATTGTTGCAGGGGAAGTTGTGGCTAGGGCAAGTGGAATACCTTGGGCAGAATTTGTAGAAACCAGAATTATGAGACCATTGGGCATGGAAAACTCGGTGGGTGTATATCAACGGCTAAAGAACAACAACAATGTGGCTTTTCCGCATGCGGTAGAAAATGGAAAACTCAAACGGCTTGAACATTATATAAAAAATGACGAATCTTTAGGAGCCGCTGGTGGTATCTATGCAAGTGTTAACGATTTAAGTAAATGGTTAATCATGCACTTGAACCGAGGAACATACGGTACGGACGGTAAAACACAGCTAATTTCCAAAGAAAACCACGCCGAACTCTGGAAACCACATACCAATATTAGCTTTAATGTGGTTCCGGAACCACCGTACAAAACCCATTTTACCGCCTACGGATTGGGTTGGCGATTGAGCGACAAAGCCGGGTATGTTACCGTTGAACATACAGGTAGTTTGCCCGGAATGCTTTCCAGAACCATCCTTATTCCCGAATTGAACGTGGGCATTGTTACGCTTACCAATACCGATCCCGGAGGGCGTAGTTTTTGGACAATACCCAATACGATTATGGATGGGTATTTAGGCGTTGAAAAAAAAGACTGGATATTGGATGCGGAAAAAAGACTACAAAAAACCACTACCGAAAGCAATTCCGCTACCGAAGCCGTTTGGAAAACCGTAGCTAAAGCAAATTCAGATCATATTAATAATTCCGATTTTATAGGTACGTACCAAGATAATTGGTTTGGCAAGGTGAAAATTTACGAGAAAGACCAAGAACTTTGGTTTACGGCGTTACGATCACCTAAACTAACCGGAAAAATGTCTTTCTACAAAGAAAATACTTTTGCCATTAAATGGAATGACCTAGACCCATCCATTGATGTTTTCGCGATGTTTACCTTAAATAAAAACGGAAAGGCCGTACGAATAAAAATGAAAGGTATTTCACCAAATATAGATTTTAGTTATGACTTTCACGATTTGGATTTGAAGAGGGTTGAAGAGTGAGTTGATGGGTATTGAGTTTGTTTTTTGGTAAAATAATAGGTATATTTATATCTAGTTAAATAAACAAAAGTTATGAAAAAATTTATATTCTTTGTATTAGCAACTTGCACAATACTATCTTGTTCAACAGATGAACCAGAAGATGATAAAGTTTTTGATGCGGACAAATATCCTCAAAAATGGAAGCTTGTCAAAATAACAGGGAGTTGGACTAATATTGAGACTACTGGAGAAAATATGGAATGGCAGGAAAATTACATCCTAAACGATGATGGTACGTTCACTAAGCATAGAGAACAAGGTAAAGAATCTTTTAATGTTCCCGGGACTTTCTCTATTGTTGAACACAACGGTGAAAAGTTTCTTGAATTGGTTCATGAAGTGGATACCAACTTAATCGTCAATTGCTATTCAAATCAAACGGAAAGCCTTTGGTTAAAATCGGATATCAACCTAATTAATACTGCGGGTGCTTGTGACTGGCCAAAGTTAGAGTATAAACAAGTGGAATAATTTGTTTGAAGGTTTTTCGCTTAAATGATTAACTTTCTTACATTGGTTAGTGCCTATGCAAAATCTACTTAAATTATTATACTTTATTTTTTATTTTAAACTTCCTTGGTTTATTATTAAACATTTAATTATAAAAGGTAAAATTAAAACGCTAGAAGTCATTGCTAAAAAAGGGCATTACAAAAATAGAATTCAACTTACCCAAAACATACATCATCTGAGTATTAAAAATCAATGGAAATTACTTCTAATACTCTTAGATGATAAAATTGAAAAAATATCAAAAGATATTATTAAACAATACGAAAATAAATACCTGCCTTCCGATTTGAAATCAGCTCTTTTCGATAAAAGAAAATATTGGAAAGAAAAGCATGAGATTGACTTAAAGAAGAAAGAAAGAATGGCAGCATTATTTAAGAATAATACTAATTATAAAAGGAAGTTTGGTGACGGAGAATCGTTAAAGAACGTTAAAGAAATGCTGAAAAAACCAATGAATATTGGAAAATGGTTTTAAAATTTACCCAATATCTACACCACCCTCAACAAAAAGTAATTCTTCTTCCCTCGCTGCAATAACACAAACTTATCTGCAATTAAATCACTTAAAGAGAGCATATAATCATCGGAAACCTTTTCTTTATTGATAGAAATAGAGTTTTCTTTTAACGCCCGTCTTGCCTCACTGTTCGATTTTAAAAAACCTGATTTTTCATTCAATGCTGAAACAATATCAATACCATTTTCAAGGTCGGTTTTGGCAATTTCAGCTTGTGGTACGCCTTCAAATACATCTAAAAAGGTTTTTTCATTCAAACTTTTTAAATCTGCCGAAGTAGATTTTCCAAAAAGGATATTCGATGCTTTTATGGCATTTTCCAATGCTTCTTCGGAATGCACCATAGTGGTTACTTCCTTAGCAATGGTTTTTTGTAACAAACGCATATCTGGTTGTTCTTTATGTTTTTTTATTAAACTTTCAATAGTTGTTTTGTCTAAAAAAGTAAATATTTTAATATACTTTTCAGCATCTTCATCAGAAGTATTTAACCAATATTGGTAAAATTTATAGGGCGAAGTTCGTTCCGCATCCAGCCAAACATTTCCGCCTTCTGATTTTCCGAATTTTGTCCCATCGGCCTTGGTTATCAGCGTACACGTAATCGCATAGGCCTTACCTTGTACCTTACGGCGTATCAGTTCCGTACCTGTGGTAATATTTCCCCATTGGTCCGAACCGCCCATTTGCAGCAAACAGTTCTTTTCTTTGTATAAATGCAAAAAGTCATAGCCTTGTATCAATTGATAAGTAAATTCCGTAAAGCTCATACCTTCTTTAGCTTCGGGGTTCAATCTGTTTTTGACGGAATCTTTAGCCATCATATAATTTACGGTAATGTGTTTACCAATATCTCTGGCAAAATCTAAAAAGGATAACTGTTTCATCCAATCGTAATTATTAACCAATTCTGCTGCATTGTCTGCACCTGAAGAAAAGTCTAAAAACTTTGCCAATTGGGTTTTGATTCCGTTTATATTTTTGGTTAATGTAGCTTCATCTAACAAATTCCGCTCATTCGACTTTCCCGAAGGGTCACCTATCATTCCCGTAGCACCGCCAACTAAGGCAATGGGTTTATGATCAAATAATTGAAAATGTTTTAAAATAATTACAGGCACTAATCCGCCGATATGTAAAGAGTCCGCCGTAGGGTCGAACCCAATATAAGCTGTAGTCGTTTCCTTGTTCAACTGTTCTTCCGTACCAGGCATGGCATCGTGTAATAAACCTCTCCATCGTAATTCCTCAACAAAATTATTGGTCATAAGTAGTAAAATTTTGGCAAAGATATGTTTAATCGTAAAAAGGGTAAAGTAAATAAGTAAAATTTAGTCAATTGATAGTTAAACCTCTCCACCTTTGATGAGTGTATTAAACATAAAAAGGCGTTTGGTTACCTCTCCTTGAAAAGAAGGGAGGAGCTTTGCTTTTTACTCAAAAGAGAGATTATATACATATTATTAACTAATTTAGACGCATGGTTTTAGTTACGGGCGGTACGGGATTGGTTGGTTCGCATTTGTTGTACCAATTGGCTCAAAAAGGCAAGAAAGTTGTGGCAATCCGCAGAAAAAATAGTGATTTAGAGGCCGTAAAAAAGGTGTTTTCCTATTATTCTTCTGATTTTGAGCGGCTTTTCGAATACATTAATTGGGTAACGGCAGATATTAACGATATTCCCGCCCTGAGTGATGCCTTTAAAGGCATCACTAAAGTGTATCATAGTGCGGCTCTGATTTCTTTTAGTAGTTCAGATTACAAAAAAATGCGAAAAATCAATATTGAGGGTACTGCCAATATTGTGAATTTATGTATTGAAAATCAAATTGAAAAATTGTGTTTTGTAAGTTCGGTTGCAGCTGTTGGAAAACCGCTTACTGGCAAAAATATTAACGAAGATAACGAATGGAACGTAGCGGACAATAATTATGGTTACGCCATTACCAAATACGGTGCAGAACTTGAGGTTTGGCGTGCTGGACAAGAGAATATTGATGTTGTTATCGTTAATCCTGGTGTAATTTTAGGGTCAGGGTTTTGGGAAAATGGTTCTGGTAAACTATTTGATAAAACCTATAACGGATTTCCGTTTTATACAGAAGGTATAACTGGTTTTGTGGATGTTATGGACGTAGCAACCATAATGATTGAGTTGATGAATAGTACCATTAAAAACGAGCGATATCTTTTGGTCAGCGAAAATGAATCTTTTAAAACTGTTTTTTTCGCTATTGCCGATGCTTTCGGTAAAAAAAGACCGTCAATTAAAGTTACCAAATTAATTAGCGGTATGGGTTGGCGTGTAAATTGGTTGCTGAGTAAATTCTCTGGAAAAACACCGATGATTACCAAGCAGTCGGCACAATCATCACATAATAGTTATTATTATTCCAATAAAAAGATAAAAAAAGCTCTTAACTACGAGTTCGTTCCTTTGGAAAAAACGATTAAAAATATATGTGAAAATTATTTAAAAAATACTAAGGTTTAAAGTTTAGATTTATTCTTCCAACCTGTGCTCTAATATTCCATCTTGAATAATTGAATCTATTTCAGAGTTGGGTTGGTAAATTTTCTTTTTTTCTTCTAATCTTCTATTAATCTCTTCGAACATTTTTTGATAATCGTCAATTTTTGAAGTGTAATAGAAGTTACTTTCGCTAAATTGAGCACTATCAATTTTGTGTTTTTTAAAAACCAAAGGCAGATAATTGATATTTTTTCTCAACTCTTTAGTTTTAACCGACTTTGCTCCTCTGGCAATATAAATATCGGTCCAAATGTCGATCATCCTTTCTTTTTCAATCAGGTTGTGGGGTTTCTTATAGATGGTCTTACTAGTGCAGGATACTAAAAAAGTTAACGTCAACAATATGTATAGTAACTGTTTCATTTATCTTGTAAATGTTAATTGCATCCCTCTATTATCATCATCAAATTCACCTTGGTTATACACTAAGTTGCCGTTAACAAAAGTATGCGTAACTTCTGAATTAAAGGTTGTGCCTTCAAATGGAGACCAACCACATTTATACAAAATTCCTTCTTTTGTGATAGTTTGGG from Aureibaculum sp. 2308TA14-22 includes:
- a CDS encoding TetR/AcrR family transcriptional regulator, yielding MTQEIKRKLTRQKLIDKGYELINTYGYHSISIDNIIKEVDLTKGAFYYHFENKHHFVEAIIQERISKEIHSDFIEPLSERGNPIFVLGDLLQDKLINDKSLERNLGSPLINFVVDLSHEANDYDLQLQLKDIMNEWKVALINFLYRGIDDGYLNRHINTEPAAEFIIHSLEGVRTMKKITNDKSIFYNYIEQFKNYLDTLKVADEDSGVKRYQLVG
- a CDS encoding serine hydrolase: MKNRYFLIVIITYLAVYQPLFSQAYTSTQIDSIVNKAMSVMPNAGIAVAVIKDNKIVHMKGYGVTSANDKQKVNENTLFAIASNSKAFTTAALAMLVDEGKLNWLDKVVDYIPEFKMYDPYVTENFNIQDLLTHRSGLGLGAGDLMFFPDGSDFTVKDVLNSFQYQKPVSAFRTKYDYDNLLYIVAGEVVARASGIPWAEFVETRIMRPLGMENSVGVYQRLKNNNNVAFPHAVENGKLKRLEHYIKNDESLGAAGGIYASVNDLSKWLIMHLNRGTYGTDGKTQLISKENHAELWKPHTNISFNVVPEPPYKTHFTAYGLGWRLSDKAGYVTVEHTGSLPGMLSRTILIPELNVGIVTLTNTDPGGRSFWTIPNTIMDGYLGVEKKDWILDAEKRLQKTTTESNSATEAVWKTVAKANSDHINNSDFIGTYQDNWFGKVKIYEKDQELWFTALRSPKLTGKMSFYKENTFAIKWNDLDPSIDVFAMFTLNKNGKAVRIKMKGISPNIDFSYDFHDLDLKRVEE
- the tyrS gene encoding tyrosine--tRNA ligase, whose protein sequence is MTNNFVEELRWRGLLHDAMPGTEEQLNKETTTAYIGFDPTADSLHIGGLVPVIILKHFQLFDHKPIALVGGATGMIGDPSGKSNERNLLDEATLTKNINGIKTQLAKFLDFSSGADNAAELVNNYDWMKQLSFLDFARDIGKHITVNYMMAKDSVKNRLNPEAKEGMSFTEFTYQLIQGYDFLHLYKEKNCLLQMGGSDQWGNITTGTELIRRKVQGKAYAITCTLITKADGTKFGKSEGGNVWLDAERTSPYKFYQYWLNTSDEDAEKYIKIFTFLDKTTIESLIKKHKEQPDMRLLQKTIAKEVTTMVHSEEALENAIKASNILFGKSTSADLKSLNEKTFLDVFEGVPQAEIAKTDLENGIDIVSALNEKSGFLKSNSEARRALKENSISINKEKVSDDYMLSLSDLIADKFVLLQRGKKNYFLLRVV
- a CDS encoding NAD-dependent epimerase/dehydratase family protein produces the protein MVLVTGGTGLVGSHLLYQLAQKGKKVVAIRRKNSDLEAVKKVFSYYSSDFERLFEYINWVTADINDIPALSDAFKGITKVYHSAALISFSSSDYKKMRKINIEGTANIVNLCIENQIEKLCFVSSVAAVGKPLTGKNINEDNEWNVADNNYGYAITKYGAELEVWRAGQENIDVVIVNPGVILGSGFWENGSGKLFDKTYNGFPFYTEGITGFVDVMDVATIMIELMNSTIKNERYLLVSENESFKTVFFAIADAFGKKRPSIKVTKLISGMGWRVNWLLSKFSGKTPMITKQSAQSSHNSYYYSNKKIKKALNYEFVPLEKTIKNICENYLKNTKV
- a CDS encoding DUF4296 domain-containing protein — protein: MKQLLYILLTLTFLVSCTSKTIYKKPHNLIEKERMIDIWTDIYIARGAKSVKTKELRKNINYLPLVFKKHKIDSAQFSESNFYYTSKIDDYQKMFEEINRRLEEKKKIYQPNSEIDSIIQDGILEHRLEE